From Phaeodactylum tricornutum CCAP 1055/1 chromosome 23, whole genome shotgun sequence, one genomic window encodes:
- a CDS encoding predicted protein, producing the protein MYRPRGATNSSTASRSNGALDKDLDASLHSQSHHGQRPARRRSSLDNSCLAAPETFREYLFDIGQDDKDLERGPRERRRLSLNNRTSTTTIFLAGSPSTHRPKIDLDKDWHDSFHSKTPTDLLSSHHDSATSWDSDEDSFCDATEEEPANREYLRRDLGASCRWSDDGSEDFDFEDEEDVNVGPGRHLMSRSTSSRRASRRPRRPIGPAETAALTKSI; encoded by the coding sequence ATGTATCGTCCAAGGGGGGCCACCAACTCCTCTACTGCGTCAAGGTCGAATGGTGCACTGGACAAGGACTTGGACGCCAGTCTACATTCTCAGTCTCACCATGGTCAACGACCCGCTAGGCGGCGTAGTTCTCTGGACAACTCTTGTCTGGCTGCTCCGGAGACGTTTCGAGAGTATCTGTTTGATATCGGTCAAGATGACAAAGACTTGGAAAGGGGGCCGCgcgagcgacgacgacttaGCCTCAACAACCGCACTTCCACGACGACAATTTTCCTAGCCGGATCGCCGTCTACGCATCGACCCAAGATCGACTTAGATAAGGATTGGCATGATTCCTTTCACAGTAAGACTCCCACCGATCTTCTTTCTTCGCATCACGACTCTGCGACGAGTTGGGACAGCGACGAGGATTCGTTCTGTGACGCTACTGAAGAAGAACCGGCGAATAGAGAGTATCTGCGACGCGATTTGGGAGCAAGCTGCCGCTGGAGCGACGACGGCTCCGAGgactttgactttgaagatgaagaagatgtcAATGTTGGCCCCGGGAGGCACTTGATGAGTCGTTCTACGTCTAGCAGACGAGCAAGCCGCCGTCCTCGACGTCCTATTGGTCCGGCGGAAACGGCAGCCCTGACAAAAAGTATATAG
- a CDS encoding predicted protein, giving the protein MFRKSLLACCCLFLQYKSASAFRGRFLAKRYATAADSTVLQATKERRPWDFVRFVTQSSKFVSIFPTRTPTRMVKPGRVLWDPKGDGENDFTLAPLDDVVMGGASSSTFSFGRWKGTVTDANNGGFIGIRSTPSFLFDMSACEGIEIKLTSDDTQRRFKFGLRDSKEFNGIVWTASVDVRGSKAVRVNFNKLVPTLFARTVPNSPTFKKDNVVGLQLIYSKFEYDGEMNPNFTLGDIDVAVSEIKAF; this is encoded by the coding sequence ATGTTTCGGAAAAGTCTACTTGCGTGCTGTTGTCTGTTCTTGCAATATAAATCCGCCTCCGCCTTTCGGGGACGATTTCTAGCAAAGCGATATGCTACTGCCGCCGATAGCACTGTGCTGCAAGCTACGAAGGAGCGCAGGCCTTGGGACTTTGTGCGTTTTGTGACGCAATCTTCCAAATTCGTCAGCATTTTTCCTACTCGCACTCCGACGCGTATGGTAAAACCCGGCAGAGTGCTCTGGGATCCCAAGGGTGATGGCGAAAATGACTTCACGCTGGCTCCACTAGATGATGTTGTCATGGGAGgagcttcgtcgtccaccTTCTCCTTCGGGCGCTGGAAAGGAACTGTGACGGATGCGAACAATGGGGGATTTATTGGAATTCGATCCACCCCGTCATTCCTATTCGACATGAGTGCCTGCGAAGGCATTGAAATCAAGCTGACATCGGACGATACACAGAGGCGTTTCAAATTCGGCCTTCGCGACTCAAAAGAATTTAATGGTATAGTCTGGACAGCCAGTGTGGATGTCAGAGGCAGTAAAGCCGTTCGCGTGAATTTCAATAAATTGGTTCCAACCCTCTTTGCCAGAACGGTTCCAAATTCGCCAACGTTCAAAAAGGACAACGTGGTCGGGTTGCAACTGATCTATTCCAAGTTTGAATACGATGGTGAAATGAATCCGAACTTTACGCTTGGCGACATCGACGTTGCCGTTTCGGAAATCAAGGCCTTTTAG
- a CDS encoding predicted protein, translating to MAQWKKTHHYCSNCGATQTPMQGGSCLQCSVCKSLSWPRQDPSIIVLVTSRDGNKALLARSHRHPPKVHTALAGFVEAGETFERAVLREAWEETGVQVDLESVKYLASQPWPFPRSTMIGFRATADHTKPMNIDHNELVDALWFSKEDNLTLPVLIPPKGVLARRLIDNWLEDAT from the exons ATGGCACAGTGGAAGAAAACGCACCACTACTGCTCTAATTGTGGCGCCACTCAAACACCAATGCAAGGCGGCTCGTGCTTACAGTGCAGTGTTTGTAAATCCCTGTCCTGGCCTCGTCAGGATCCCAGTATCATTGTGCTTGTGACTAGTCGAGACGGGAACAAGGCGCTTCTAGCTCGATCTCATCGGCATCCGCCGAAAGTACACACTGCCTTGGCTGGCTTTGTCGAGGCCGGAGAAACATTCGAACGTGCTGTTTTGCGAGAAGCCTGGGAAGAGACTGGTGTACAAGTTGATCTGGAATCGGTTAAATATTTGGCGTCCCAGCCGTGGCCGTTTCCACGATCCACCATGATTGGTTTCAGAGCCACGGCGGATCACACCAAGCCGATGAATATTGATCATAACGAATTGGTGGACGCCCTAtggttttccaaagaagac AATTTGACCTTGCCTGTTTTGATTCCGCCAAAAGGAGTGTTGGCACGGAGACTGATCGATAACTGGTTAGAAGATGCGACCTAA